From a single Nymphaea colorata isolate Beijing-Zhang1983 chromosome 4, ASM883128v2, whole genome shotgun sequence genomic region:
- the LOC126410017 gene encoding uncharacterized protein LOC126410017, which produces MAVSFFFPDLLVITSKGHILWLSSLFSMVGAVFFFSTDLLFIITDEGHLLWVSSLFSCVCRYTRRWSGSSKVLKFPALRSVKGGACYLLGKLLGDSYRKAGHPSCKGGMI; this is translated from the exons ATggcagtgtcttttttttttccggatCTCCTCGTCATCACAAGCAAAGGGCATATTCTAtggctgagctctctcttttcaatGGTGggggctgttttttttttttctactgatctcctcttcatcatcacagacgaagggcatcttttgtgggtgagttctctcttttcatGTGTCTGCAGATATACTCGGAGATGGTCAG GCTCATCAAAAGTGTTGAAGTTCCCTGCACTTAGGAGTGTTAAAG gtGGTGCATGCTATCTGCTCGGGAAGCTGCTAGGCGATAGCTACAGGAAAGCCGGTCATCCAAGCTGCAAGGGAGGGATGATTTGA